In the genome of Pelodiscus sinensis isolate JC-2024 chromosome 3, ASM4963464v1, whole genome shotgun sequence, one region contains:
- the LOC142827701 gene encoding uncharacterized protein LOC142827701, producing MDPAQFMEWVKETQRQNQQQQSALIQQLTTQQQEQQKQLIREVAEQMKAQQEEWMRRYPPAMVTPLSPACPEEEGPAGEGEVVRLPIRLTKMGPADDPEAYLATFERVATVARWPESHWATILAPYLTGPAQLAYRGLSDREALHYYRLKEAILDQMGITPETHRQKFRGEPYSAEVRPRAMAQKLREAAWRWLEPEQHTGPQVAEQVVLEQFVNILPAGGQRWVRRHHPSTLQEAVELMTDYEAAERADGRDRGRKATPSPRLDIGRGVQRRRSPERDGPRRWAAAARPARGEEGPREAPQPRPEPPRRQRPGTPPPARGTCFRCGQEGHFIRDCPYMDCSYAQALAGAEPEASDGQGTAGRSVTPTCMECRPGSAGRGRSPGRQADQPLL from the coding sequence ATGGATCCGGCGCAATTCATGGAGTGGGTCAAGGAGACCCAAAGGCAAAACCAACAGCAGCAGTCAGCCTTAATCCAGCAGCTCACCACCCAGCAACAAGAGCAGCAAAAACAACTGATCCGGGAGGTAGCCGAGCAAATGAAGGCGCAACAGGAAGAGTGGATGAGACGATATCCACCGGCAATGGTGACCCCCCTGAGTCCAGCGTGCCCCGAAGAGGAGGGGCCAGCCGGAGAGGGGGAGGTGGTACGCCTGCCCATACGGCTAACTAAGATGGGGCCGGCTGACGATCCTGAGGCATACCTCGCCACCTTTGAGAGGGTGGCGACGGTAGCTCGGTGGCCAGAATCCCACTGGGCTACAATACTGGCCCCATACCTAACGGGCCCGGCTCAGTTAGCATATAGGGGTTTAAGTGACCGCGAGGCCCTACATTACTACCGATTGAAGGAGGCCATACTCGACCAAATGGGGATCACGCCTGAGACGCACCGCCAGAAGTTCCGGGGTGAACCCTACAGCGCCGAGGTTCGCCCCCGGGCCATGGCCCAGAAGCTAAGAGAGGCCGCATGGCGCTGGCTGGAGCCTGAGCAACACACGGGGCCCCAGGTGGCAGAACAAGTCGTCCTGGAACAATTCGTCAACATCCTCCCCGCCGGCGGACAGCGATGGGTCCGCAGACACCATCCCTCCACCCTCCAGGAAGCCGTGGAGTTGATGACAGACTATGAGGCCGCCGAACGGGCCGACGGGCGCGACCGCGGGCGGAAAGCCACCCCCTCACCGCGTCTCGACATCGGACGGGGAGTCCAAAGGAGAAGGAGCCCAGAGAGGGACGGGCCGCGGAGATGGGCCGCCGCAGCGAGGCCAGCGCGGGGCGAGGAGGGGCCACGGGAGGCACCGCAACCCCGGCCTGAACCCCCCCGGCGTCAGAGGCCGGGCACCCCACCTCCGGCCCGCGGGACCTGCTTCCGCTGTGGCCAAGAGGGGCACTTCATCCGGGACTGCCCCTATATGGACTGCTCCTACGCCCAGGCCTTGGCGGGGGCCGAACCTGAGGCCAGCGACGGGCAAG